One window of Gloeothece citriformis PCC 7424 genomic DNA carries:
- a CDS encoding CoB--CoM heterodisulfide reductase iron-sulfur subunit B family protein, whose protein sequence is MLRYAYFPGCVAQGACRELYLSTAALTQALGIELVELKKAACCGSGTYKEDSQLLEDTVNARNIALAESLNLPLLTHCSTCQGVIGHVDERLKEAKEEDPVYFEKVNDFLKKESCSPYQGSTEVTHLLWAIVADFGLEALAQKVTRKLSGLNCAAFYGCYLLRGQKFLPYDNVFQPESMENVFRTVGANPIYYSGRTQCCGWPLSSYSTPESFKMAGKHIQEALEAGADCLVTPCPLCHLNLDSRQPEVAKVVGKDLGLPVLHLPQLVALAVGVSPKELGLDRHVVSTKPVLEKLGL, encoded by the coding sequence ATGCTTCGATACGCTTATTTTCCCGGCTGTGTAGCCCAAGGTGCTTGTCGAGAGCTTTATCTATCGACGGCGGCTCTCACTCAAGCGCTCGGAATTGAGTTGGTGGAACTGAAAAAAGCTGCTTGCTGTGGATCGGGAACTTATAAAGAAGATTCTCAGTTACTCGAAGATACGGTTAATGCTCGTAATATCGCTTTAGCTGAATCCCTTAATCTCCCTTTACTGACTCATTGCAGCACTTGTCAAGGGGTCATTGGTCATGTGGATGAACGATTAAAAGAAGCCAAAGAAGAAGACCCGGTTTATTTTGAAAAGGTCAATGATTTTTTAAAAAAAGAAAGTTGCTCTCCTTATCAAGGCTCTACAGAAGTGACTCATTTATTATGGGCAATAGTCGCTGATTTTGGCTTAGAAGCTTTGGCTCAAAAAGTGACTCGTAAGTTGAGCGGTTTAAACTGTGCTGCTTTTTATGGCTGTTATCTATTAAGAGGACAAAAGTTTTTACCCTACGATAATGTTTTCCAACCGGAATCAATGGAGAATGTGTTTCGCACGGTTGGGGCTAATCCTATCTATTATTCTGGACGGACTCAATGTTGTGGGTGGCCGCTTTCGAGTTATTCTACCCCTGAATCGTTCAAAATGGCCGGTAAACACATTCAAGAAGCCCTTGAAGCCGGTGCAGATTGTTTAGTGACCCCCTGTCCTCTATGTCATTTAAATCTCGATTCCCGTCAACCTGAAGTGGCTAAGGTAGTCGGAAAGGATTTAGGATTACCTGTGTTACACTTACCTCAATTGGTGGCGTTGGCGGTGGGAGTTTCCCCGAAAGAATTAGGATTAGATCGTCATGTCGTTTCTACTAAGCCGGTTTTAGAAAAGTTGGGATTATGA